A window of Cellulomonas fimi contains these coding sequences:
- a CDS encoding acyl-CoA thioesterase has product MSDAPVSPTAAVLDALDLVPDPAVADQFSGHSLPQPNGRVFGGQVLAQALLAAGRTVDADRLPHSLHGYFLRAGVVTEPITFAVERLRDGRSFTARRTHALQGGLPILSLIASFQTEQDGVDYADEMPHDVPAPEDVPSALDLLGTIDHPAAKFWAQESAFDVRHVGGSIYLGRAAEVTGRQQVWFRSRDPLPDDRLLHRALLAYACDQVMLEPVLRRSGRSWVTPGMSIASLDHAMWWHRDARVDDWLLYVQTSPSAQGGRGLGAARVFTRDGTLVASIAQEGMVRFPD; this is encoded by the coding sequence ATGAGCGACGCGCCCGTCTCCCCCACCGCCGCCGTGCTGGACGCCCTCGACCTCGTCCCGGACCCGGCCGTCGCGGACCAGTTCTCGGGGCACAGCCTGCCCCAGCCCAACGGGCGGGTGTTCGGCGGCCAGGTGCTCGCGCAGGCGCTGCTCGCCGCGGGGCGCACGGTCGACGCCGACCGGCTCCCGCACTCGCTGCACGGGTACTTCCTGCGCGCGGGCGTCGTCACGGAGCCGATCACGTTCGCGGTCGAGCGGCTGCGCGACGGCCGCTCGTTCACGGCCCGGCGGACGCACGCGCTGCAGGGCGGCCTACCGATCCTGTCGCTCATCGCGTCGTTCCAGACCGAGCAGGACGGCGTCGACTACGCCGACGAGATGCCGCACGACGTCCCGGCCCCGGAGGACGTGCCCTCCGCGCTGGACCTGCTGGGGACCATCGACCACCCCGCGGCGAAGTTCTGGGCGCAGGAGTCCGCGTTCGACGTGCGGCACGTCGGCGGCTCGATCTACCTCGGCCGCGCGGCGGAGGTGACCGGACGGCAGCAGGTGTGGTTCCGGTCGCGCGACCCGCTGCCGGACGACCGCCTCCTGCACCGGGCGCTCCTGGCGTACGCGTGCGACCAGGTGATGCTGGAGCCCGTGCTGCGACGCTCCGGCCGGTCCTGGGTGACGCCCGGCATGTCGATCGCGAGCCTCGACCATGCGATGTGGTGGCACCGCGACGCGCGCGTCGACGACTGGCTGCTGTACGTGCAGACGTCGCCCAGCGCGCAGGGCGGTCGCGGCCTCGGGGCGGCGCGGGTGTTCACGCGCGACGGGACGCTGGTCGCGTCGATCGCGCAGGAGGGCATGGTCCGCTTCCCGGACTGA
- a CDS encoding SDR family oxidoreductase has protein sequence MVADAPGADDAALAPEPVAATLPGLVPGPGPDGRPRPDAPLVAVTGVTGYVGGRLVPELLSAGYRVRALARSPQRLRGRPWVGDVEAVEADASDLDQIRAALEGVEVAYYLIHSLGSGRTFESRDRTTALTFARAAREAGVRRIVYLGGLYPEGEDLSPHLASRTEVGEILLASGVPTTVLRAAVILGSGSASFEMMRYLTERLPAMTVPRWVENRIQPIAIRDVLRYLVGAASMPPAVSRGFDIGGPEVLTYRDMMQRYAAVAGLPRRVIVGVGVLTPRLSSLWVSLVTPVPGGLARPLVESLVHEVVCDEHDIARWVPDPPDGLVGFDRAVRLALRRVHDAAVSTRWSSASAPGTPSDPLPSDPGWAGGSLYVDERRVTVDASPAALWRVLESVGGENGWYSWPLAWRVRGLGDRLVGGPGLRRGRRDPWRLLVDDAVDFWRVEEVEPGRLLRLRAEMRVPGLAWLELRVETDDDAGTDRDGAAEDRWRRPPAVFAQRALFHPRGLLGQLYWWSVAPFHGVVFGGMQRNVARAAERAERARTDRVRADRPASAPAGTAAAGTAPVGTAPTSDDRRPSDAAAGA, from the coding sequence ATGGTGGCCGACGCGCCGGGTGCCGACGACGCCGCGCTCGCGCCCGAGCCGGTCGCCGCGACCCTGCCCGGGCTCGTGCCGGGACCCGGTCCCGACGGACGCCCGCGCCCGGACGCCCCGCTCGTCGCGGTCACGGGCGTCACCGGCTACGTGGGCGGTCGGCTCGTGCCCGAGCTGCTGTCCGCGGGGTACCGGGTGCGCGCGCTCGCGCGCTCGCCGCAGCGCCTGCGCGGGCGGCCCTGGGTCGGCGACGTCGAGGCGGTCGAGGCCGACGCGTCGGACCTCGACCAGATCCGGGCGGCCCTGGAGGGGGTCGAGGTCGCGTACTACCTCATCCACTCGCTCGGGTCGGGTCGCACGTTCGAGTCGCGGGACCGCACGACCGCGCTCACGTTCGCCCGCGCGGCGCGCGAGGCGGGCGTGCGACGAATCGTCTACCTCGGCGGCCTGTACCCCGAGGGCGAGGACCTGTCGCCGCACCTCGCGTCGCGCACCGAGGTCGGCGAGATCCTGCTCGCGTCGGGCGTCCCGACGACCGTCCTTCGCGCCGCCGTCATCCTGGGCTCGGGCTCGGCGTCGTTCGAGATGATGCGCTACCTCACCGAGCGCCTGCCCGCGATGACGGTGCCCCGCTGGGTCGAGAACCGCATCCAGCCCATCGCGATCCGCGACGTGCTGCGCTACCTCGTGGGCGCCGCGTCGATGCCGCCCGCGGTCAGCCGCGGGTTCGACATCGGCGGCCCGGAGGTCCTCACGTACCGCGACATGATGCAGCGCTACGCGGCCGTCGCCGGCCTGCCCCGCCGCGTGATCGTCGGCGTCGGCGTCCTGACGCCGCGGCTGTCGAGCCTGTGGGTCTCGCTCGTGACTCCCGTGCCGGGCGGGCTCGCGCGGCCGCTCGTCGAGTCGCTCGTGCACGAGGTCGTGTGCGACGAGCACGACATCGCCCGCTGGGTGCCCGACCCGCCCGACGGGCTCGTCGGCTTCGACCGGGCCGTGCGCCTCGCACTGCGTCGCGTCCACGACGCGGCCGTGTCGACGCGCTGGTCGTCCGCGTCCGCGCCGGGCACGCCGAGCGACCCGCTGCCGTCCGACCCGGGCTGGGCCGGCGGCTCGCTGTACGTCGACGAGCGGCGGGTCACCGTCGACGCGTCTCCCGCGGCGCTGTGGCGCGTGCTGGAGTCCGTCGGCGGCGAGAACGGGTGGTACTCGTGGCCGCTCGCGTGGCGCGTGCGCGGGCTGGGCGACCGGCTCGTCGGCGGGCCGGGGCTGCGGCGCGGGCGGCGCGACCCGTGGCGGCTGCTCGTCGACGACGCCGTCGACTTCTGGCGCGTCGAGGAGGTCGAGCCGGGACGGCTCCTGCGGCTGCGGGCCGAGATGCGTGTCCCCGGTCTGGCGTGGCTCGAGCTGCGCGTCGAGACCGACGACGACGCGGGCACGGACCGCGACGGCGCCGCGGAGGACCGCTGGCGTCGGCCGCCCGCCGTGTTCGCGCAGCGCGCGCTGTTCCACCCCCGCGGGCTCCTCGGCCAGCTCTACTGGTGGTCGGTCGCGCCGTTCCACGGCGTCGTGTTCGGCGGGATGCAGCGCAACGTCGCGCGCGCCGCCGAGCGCGCGGAGCGGGCCCGCACGGACCGGGTGCGCGCGGACCGCCCGGCGTCGGCACCGGCGGGGACGGCAGCGGCGGGAACGGCACCGGTGGGAACGGCACCGACCAGCGACGACCGGCGGCCGTCGGACGCGGCGGCGGGCGCATGA
- a CDS encoding glycosyltransferase: protein MTAPSVSVVVPSRDDAALLDRCLTALAAQTVPPVQVVVVDNASRDDTAAVARRHGATCLHEPTPGIWAAAATGYDAAVGDVIARCDADSVPPPDWIEHLASAFAADPALAAVTGPGRFVGLSRLWRVLADVLYMRAYRVLMGGALAHPPLFGSNLAMRRSVWERVAGSVHRTRQDLHDDVDLSYHVGDVGTIRHDPTLVVGISARPLRDWRGLWGRVRRGLRTIDVHRPHDAPSRRHLRRWRARPGRATP, encoded by the coding sequence ATGACCGCCCCGAGCGTCTCCGTGGTCGTCCCCTCGCGCGACGACGCCGCGCTGCTCGACCGGTGCCTGACGGCACTCGCGGCGCAGACCGTGCCGCCCGTGCAGGTCGTCGTCGTCGACAACGCCTCGCGTGACGACACCGCCGCCGTCGCGCGCCGGCACGGGGCCACCTGCCTGCACGAGCCGACGCCGGGGATCTGGGCCGCAGCCGCGACCGGCTACGACGCGGCCGTCGGCGACGTCATCGCCCGCTGCGACGCGGACAGCGTCCCGCCGCCCGACTGGATCGAGCACCTCGCGTCCGCGTTCGCCGCCGACCCGGCGCTCGCGGCGGTCACCGGACCGGGGCGTTTCGTGGGGCTGTCGCGCCTCTGGCGCGTGCTGGCCGACGTGCTGTACATGCGCGCGTACCGCGTCCTCATGGGCGGCGCCCTCGCGCACCCGCCGCTGTTCGGCTCGAACCTCGCGATGCGGCGGTCGGTCTGGGAACGCGTCGCCGGCTCGGTGCACCGGACGCGTCAGGACCTGCACGACGACGTCGACCTCAGCTACCACGTCGGCGACGTGGGGACGATCCGGCACGACCCCACGCTCGTCGTCGGCATCTCCGCGCGGCCGCTGCGGGACTGGCGCGGGCTGTGGGGGCGCGTGCGGCGCGGGCTGCGGACGATCGACGTGCACCGCCCCCACGACGCGCCGTCCCGGCGGCACCTGCGCCGCTGGCGCGCCCGGCCGGGCCGCGCGACGCCCTGA
- a CDS encoding DNA topoisomerase IB: protein MVRLRRVRIDAPGWTRRRAGKGFVYLDLERVRITQDEHLERIVGLAIPPAWRDVWISPWPNGHIQAAGLDDAARRQYLYHAQWRLRRDRLKHDHVLDVARRLPAARRHVERDLAVPGMPKQKAQALAFRLLDLAYLRVGGEGYAAKHGSFGLATLRKDHVRVLPPEPGSDEGRVHLHFPAKSGQVRDTVVEDDVVATLVRTLVRRRDDMDDLLAWQDDDGVWHDLTSVDVGQYVKLRLGDDASAKDFRTWHATVLAARGLAAAGPAPRSDRARRSVVTQVVKDVAEELGNTPAVCRASYIDTRVVDLWERGETIRPTRSQRVAERETLRLLS from the coding sequence ATGGTCCGCCTCCGACGTGTCCGCATCGACGCCCCCGGCTGGACGCGCCGTCGCGCCGGCAAGGGCTTCGTCTACCTCGACCTGGAGCGCGTGCGGATCACGCAGGACGAGCACCTCGAGCGGATCGTCGGGCTCGCGATCCCGCCCGCGTGGCGCGACGTGTGGATCAGCCCGTGGCCGAACGGCCACATCCAGGCGGCCGGGCTCGACGACGCCGCGCGCCGCCAGTACCTGTACCACGCGCAGTGGCGGCTGCGCCGCGACCGGCTCAAGCACGACCACGTGCTCGACGTCGCCCGCCGCCTGCCCGCCGCTCGGCGCCACGTCGAGCGCGACCTCGCCGTGCCGGGCATGCCGAAGCAGAAGGCGCAGGCGCTCGCGTTCCGGCTGCTCGACCTCGCCTACCTGCGCGTGGGCGGCGAGGGGTACGCCGCGAAGCACGGCTCGTTCGGGCTCGCGACGCTGCGCAAGGACCACGTGCGGGTGCTGCCGCCCGAGCCGGGGTCCGACGAGGGGCGCGTGCACCTGCACTTCCCCGCGAAGTCCGGGCAGGTGCGGGACACGGTCGTCGAGGACGACGTCGTCGCGACGCTCGTCCGCACGCTCGTGCGGCGGCGCGACGACATGGACGACCTGCTCGCGTGGCAGGACGACGACGGCGTCTGGCACGACCTGACGAGCGTCGACGTCGGGCAGTACGTGAAGCTGCGGCTGGGCGACGACGCGTCGGCGAAGGACTTCCGGACGTGGCACGCGACCGTGCTCGCGGCACGCGGCCTGGCCGCCGCCGGGCCCGCCCCGCGCAGCGACCGGGCGCGCCGCAGCGTCGTGACGCAGGTCGTCAAGGACGTCGCCGAGGAGCTCGGGAACACGCCCGCGGTCTGCCGGGCCTCGTACATCGACACGCGCGTCGTCGACCTGTGGGAGCGCGGGGAGACGATCCGCCCGACCCGGTCGCAGCGCGTCGCGGAGCGCGAGACGTTGCGGCTGCTCTCGTGA
- a CDS encoding mechanosensitive ion channel family protein → MSRTLAGAVAAAPSPAPSESDVVLLPDDKTSPNAWLEWFLGLPLRILIIVAVGSITLVLLRRAIRGVTDHVADGTPWFQRGVMRPLGDSDVARTLLRAADPLATARRAQRARTLGSVLRSTATVVVGTIMVLLILAELGVNIAPFIASAGIVGVALGFGAQSLVKDFLTGLFMLLEDQYGVGDVVDVGPATGTVEAVTLRVTKIRDSDGTLWYVPNGTMLRVGNKTQGWATAVVEIDVDYFADLDEVRALLHEAAARVEADPALGAHLQGTPTITGIERLSADAITLRLKVRTSPAMQWDVARALRTATRDVLERADVPLAGQRDLLKAHRDALAGVEPAAQAAEPDDGQDDPDRATGPQDEETRDAPPPRDPHDTPVHDAVEQRDARRAAPPSDSA, encoded by the coding sequence ATGAGCCGCACGCTCGCGGGTGCGGTCGCCGCCGCGCCGTCGCCCGCCCCGTCCGAGTCGGACGTCGTCCTGCTGCCGGACGACAAGACGTCGCCCAACGCGTGGCTCGAGTGGTTCCTCGGGCTCCCGCTGCGGATCCTCATCATCGTCGCGGTCGGCAGCATCACGCTGGTCCTGCTGCGGCGGGCGATCCGCGGCGTCACCGACCACGTCGCCGACGGCACCCCGTGGTTCCAGCGCGGCGTCATGCGCCCCCTCGGCGACTCCGACGTCGCCCGCACGCTGCTGCGCGCCGCCGACCCGCTCGCGACCGCCCGCCGCGCGCAGCGCGCCCGCACGCTCGGGTCGGTCCTGCGGTCGACCGCCACGGTGGTCGTCGGGACGATCATGGTGCTGCTGATCCTCGCCGAGCTCGGGGTCAACATCGCGCCGTTCATCGCGTCGGCCGGCATCGTCGGCGTCGCGCTCGGCTTCGGTGCGCAGAGCCTCGTCAAGGACTTCCTCACCGGCCTGTTCATGCTGCTGGAGGACCAGTACGGCGTCGGTGACGTCGTCGACGTCGGCCCCGCGACGGGCACCGTCGAGGCCGTGACGCTGCGCGTCACCAAGATCCGCGACTCCGACGGCACGCTCTGGTACGTCCCGAACGGGACGATGCTGCGCGTCGGCAACAAGACGCAGGGCTGGGCGACGGCCGTCGTCGAGATCGACGTCGACTACTTCGCCGACCTCGACGAGGTGCGCGCGCTCCTGCACGAGGCCGCCGCGCGCGTCGAGGCCGACCCGGCGCTCGGGGCGCACCTGCAGGGCACACCCACCATCACCGGGATCGAGCGGCTCAGCGCCGACGCGATCACGCTGCGGCTCAAGGTCCGCACGTCGCCCGCGATGCAGTGGGACGTCGCCCGGGCGCTGCGGACCGCGACCCGCGACGTGCTCGAGCGCGCCGACGTGCCGCTCGCGGGCCAGCGCGACCTGCTCAAGGCCCATCGTGACGCGCTCGCGGGCGTGGAGCCGGCCGCGCAGGCCGCCGAGCCGGACGACGGCCAGGACGACCCCGACCGGGCCACCGGGCCGCAGGACGAGGAGACGCGGGACGCCCCGCCGCCGCGCGACCCGCACGACACACCCGTGCACGACGCCGTCGAGCAGCGCGACGCGCGCCGTGCGGCACCGCCGAGCGACTCCGCCTGA
- a CDS encoding dynamin family protein: protein MSPADVDPGSRLAALDEAVRLATGRVDPQVEASAAAVLARARERLALSGEYTVVALAGATGSGKSSLFNALVGAEIARPGVTRPTTGRPLAVVLPPPGAAPAAGSGPDDLLDWLEVSDRVVVGGERQDATDVVRARGRVGALGGLGTLVRRRPRPVDGLPDLPTGAVLLDLPDHDSVVAEHRAVAERLYARADLLVWVVDPQKYADAALHVRYLRPMAGHAAVLLLALNQADRLTPREVTEVVADVRRIAAQDGLRDVTVVPVSAVTGEGVDALRDHLADAARRRRAATQRVVADVRAAGAALRDACGSAQGAASGTDRAASRLVDALEVAAGVPLVVDATRRSALGQARAATGWPVTRWVGRLRADPLRRLGLGRPPALDALTGRRATSTGAAPSDEDAASRRSSLPRPATTAGAQVSIAVRDFLDAATTGVPDAWTLAARAAVSRDAIPDALDRVVVASAPAGARDPRWWRAVGVVQWVLLTVAIAGAVWLAALAGLAYLRLPEPPTPTWGEVPWPTVLTVGGVLLGVLLALVSRVLAGVGARRRAARVRRRLRAGVDDVARDLVVRPVTGELGAWAACASAASRAAA from the coding sequence ATGAGCCCCGCGGACGTCGACCCCGGGTCGCGCCTGGCCGCCCTCGACGAGGCGGTGCGGCTCGCGACCGGCCGGGTGGATCCCCAGGTCGAGGCGTCGGCGGCGGCGGTCCTCGCTCGCGCGCGCGAACGGCTCGCGCTGTCCGGCGAGTACACGGTCGTCGCGCTCGCGGGCGCCACCGGGTCGGGGAAGTCGTCGCTGTTCAACGCGCTCGTCGGCGCCGAGATCGCCCGACCGGGGGTGACGCGCCCGACGACGGGGCGCCCGCTCGCAGTCGTGCTGCCGCCTCCGGGTGCGGCGCCCGCGGCCGGATCGGGCCCCGACGACCTGCTGGACTGGCTCGAGGTGAGCGACCGCGTGGTGGTCGGCGGCGAGCGTCAGGACGCCACCGACGTCGTGCGGGCCCGGGGCCGGGTGGGCGCGCTCGGCGGGCTCGGCACGCTCGTGCGGCGACGCCCGCGGCCGGTCGACGGGCTGCCCGACCTGCCGACCGGTGCGGTGCTGCTCGACCTGCCGGACCACGACTCGGTCGTCGCCGAGCACCGGGCGGTCGCCGAGCGGCTGTACGCGCGCGCGGACCTGCTCGTGTGGGTCGTCGACCCGCAGAAGTACGCGGACGCCGCGCTGCACGTGCGGTACCTGCGGCCGATGGCGGGGCACGCCGCGGTCCTGCTGCTCGCGCTCAACCAGGCCGACCGCCTGACACCGCGCGAGGTCACCGAGGTCGTGGCGGACGTCCGGCGGATCGCCGCGCAGGACGGCCTGCGGGACGTGACGGTCGTCCCCGTGAGCGCCGTGACGGGTGAGGGCGTGGACGCGCTGCGCGACCACCTCGCCGACGCCGCGCGCCGCCGCCGGGCCGCGACGCAGCGTGTCGTCGCGGACGTGCGGGCCGCGGGTGCGGCGCTGCGCGACGCGTGCGGGAGCGCGCAGGGGGCGGCGTCCGGCACCGACCGGGCGGCGTCGCGGCTCGTCGACGCGCTCGAGGTCGCGGCGGGCGTCCCGCTGGTCGTCGACGCGACGCGCCGGTCCGCGCTCGGGCAGGCGCGCGCCGCGACCGGCTGGCCCGTCACGCGGTGGGTCGGGCGGCTGCGCGCGGACCCGCTGCGCAGGCTCGGCCTCGGACGCCCGCCGGCGCTCGACGCGCTCACCGGGCGCCGCGCGACCTCGACGGGCGCGGCACCGTCGGACGAGGACGCCGCGTCGCGCCGGTCGTCCCTGCCGCGCCCGGCGACCACGGCCGGCGCCCAGGTCTCGATCGCGGTCCGCGACTTCCTGGACGCGGCGACGACCGGGGTCCCGGACGCGTGGACGCTCGCCGCGCGTGCGGCGGTCTCGCGCGACGCGATCCCGGACGCGCTGGACCGCGTCGTCGTCGCGTCGGCCCCGGCGGGTGCGCGCGACCCGCGGTGGTGGCGCGCGGTCGGGGTCGTCCAGTGGGTGCTCCTCACGGTCGCGATCGCGGGTGCGGTGTGGCTCGCCGCGCTCGCCGGGCTGGCGTACCTCCGGCTGCCGGAGCCTCCGACCCCGACGTGGGGGGAGGTGCCGTGGCCGACCGTGCTGACCGTCGGCGGCGTGCTCCTGGGCGTGCTGCTCGCCCTCGTGTCGCGCGTGCTCGCGGGCGTGGGCGCGCGCCGGCGGGCCGCCCGCGTGCGGCGACGGCTGCGGGCCGGCGTCGACGACGTCGCCCGGGACCTCGTCGTGCGTCCGGTGACCGGTGAGCTGGGCGCGTGGGCCGCGTGCGCGTCGGCCGCGAGCCGCGCCGCGGCGTGA
- the ptsP gene encoding phosphoenolpyruvate--protein phosphotransferase — translation MSPHPPTVVTGIGVGPGRAVGPAAFLPAPVAEPPSGRRLPPGTDYAAQAARVGEASARVQAALDAAALRAEGESADLLHATAAIAADPTLVADAEQRVLTDRLVPERAVWEAADAVAEQFAALGGLFAERVRDIEDVRDRLVADLTGRPAPGLPERDHAYVLVAPDIAPALVATLDPEQVLAIVTGAGGPTSHTAILARARGIPCVVAARGIEAALDEGDEVLVDGGAGTVTVTPDEAQVAAARALAAQVRTFDGHGRTADGHRVELLANVGSPQDALDAAAQGAEGVGLFRTEFVFLDHDEAPGVDEQVAAYRQVLAAFAGRKVVVRTLDAGADKPLPFLAGDVEANPALGVRGLRTSVAHPEVLEDQLTAIARAAAAESATVWVMAPMVATVDEAQEFVAACARHGLDTAGVMVEVPSAALLAGPILAHAAFASIGTNDLTQYTMAADRVLGAVAHLSYAWQPAVLQLVAATCRGGAQQGRPVGVCGEAAAVPALAVVLVGLGVTSLSMTPRALPDVAAVLAATSLDECRRLATLALAAPTAADAQEVVRAGLPVLAELGL, via the coding sequence GTGAGCCCCCACCCGCCCACCGTCGTCACCGGCATCGGGGTCGGCCCCGGCCGCGCGGTGGGACCCGCAGCGTTCCTGCCCGCGCCGGTCGCCGAGCCGCCGTCCGGACGCCGGCTGCCGCCGGGCACCGACTACGCCGCGCAGGCGGCGCGCGTCGGCGAGGCGTCCGCACGCGTGCAGGCCGCGCTCGACGCCGCCGCGCTGCGGGCCGAGGGCGAGAGCGCCGACCTGCTGCACGCGACCGCGGCGATCGCGGCAGACCCGACGCTCGTCGCCGACGCCGAGCAGCGTGTGCTGACGGACCGCCTCGTCCCCGAGCGCGCCGTGTGGGAGGCGGCCGACGCGGTCGCCGAGCAGTTCGCGGCCCTCGGCGGCCTGTTCGCCGAGCGGGTGCGGGACATCGAGGACGTGCGCGACCGGCTCGTCGCCGACCTGACCGGCCGCCCCGCGCCCGGCCTGCCCGAGCGCGACCACGCGTACGTGCTCGTCGCTCCCGACATCGCGCCCGCGCTCGTCGCGACGCTCGACCCCGAGCAGGTGCTCGCGATCGTCACCGGTGCGGGTGGCCCGACGTCGCACACGGCGATCCTCGCCCGCGCTCGCGGCATCCCGTGCGTCGTCGCGGCGCGCGGGATCGAGGCCGCGCTCGACGAGGGCGACGAGGTGCTCGTCGACGGCGGCGCGGGCACCGTGACCGTCACGCCGGACGAGGCCCAGGTCGCCGCCGCACGCGCGCTCGCGGCCCAGGTCCGCACGTTCGACGGGCACGGCCGCACCGCCGACGGTCACCGCGTCGAGCTGCTCGCCAACGTCGGGAGCCCTCAGGACGCGCTCGACGCCGCCGCGCAGGGGGCCGAGGGCGTCGGGCTGTTCCGCACCGAGTTCGTCTTCCTCGACCACGACGAGGCGCCCGGCGTCGACGAGCAGGTCGCGGCCTACCGCCAGGTCCTCGCCGCGTTCGCCGGCCGCAAGGTCGTCGTGCGCACGCTCGACGCGGGAGCCGACAAGCCCCTGCCGTTCCTCGCGGGCGACGTCGAGGCCAACCCCGCGCTCGGCGTGCGCGGCCTGCGGACGTCCGTCGCGCACCCCGAGGTGCTCGAGGACCAGCTCACCGCGATCGCGCGCGCCGCGGCCGCCGAGTCGGCGACCGTCTGGGTCATGGCGCCGATGGTGGCGACCGTCGACGAGGCGCAGGAGTTCGTCGCCGCGTGCGCCCGGCACGGGCTCGACACGGCCGGCGTCATGGTCGAGGTGCCGAGCGCCGCGCTCCTCGCGGGCCCGATCCTCGCGCACGCCGCGTTCGCCAGCATCGGCACCAACGACCTGACGCAGTACACGATGGCCGCGGACCGCGTCCTCGGTGCCGTCGCGCACCTGTCGTACGCGTGGCAGCCCGCGGTGCTCCAGCTCGTCGCGGCGACCTGCCGCGGCGGCGCGCAGCAGGGGCGGCCCGTCGGCGTGTGCGGGGAGGCCGCCGCGGTCCCCGCGCTCGCCGTCGTGCTCGTCGGGCTCGGTGTGACGTCGCTGTCGATGACGCCGCGCGCGCTGCCCGACGTCGCCGCGGTGCTCGCCGCGACCTCGCTCGACGAGTGCCGCCGGCTCGCGACGCTCGCCCTCGCCGCGCCGACGGCCGCCGACGCGCAGGAGGTGGTCCGCGCGGGGCTCCCGGTGCTCGCCGAGCTCGGGCTGTGA
- a CDS encoding globin, producing MRPDSFYEAVGGHDTFVRLVDEFYRGVADDPVLRPMYPEQDLGPAAQRLTMFLEQYWGGPTTYGDQRGHPRLRMRHAPFKVNPDARDRWLRHMRVAVDSLDLAPLHKAELWDYLERAAHSLLNTFED from the coding sequence GTGAGACCCGACTCGTTCTACGAGGCCGTCGGCGGGCACGACACGTTCGTGCGGCTCGTCGACGAGTTCTACCGCGGCGTCGCCGACGACCCGGTCCTGCGCCCGATGTACCCCGAGCAGGACCTCGGCCCCGCGGCCCAGCGGCTGACCATGTTCCTCGAGCAGTACTGGGGCGGTCCGACGACCTACGGGGACCAGCGGGGCCACCCCCGCCTGCGCATGCGGCACGCGCCGTTCAAGGTCAACCCGGACGCGCGCGACCGCTGGCTGCGGCACATGCGCGTCGCCGTCGACTCCCTCGACCTGGCCCCGCTGCACAAGGCCGAGCTGTGGGACTACCTGGAGCGCGCGGCGCACTCCCTGCTCAACACGTTCGAGGACTGA
- a CDS encoding glucose PTS transporter subunit EIIB: protein MSKAEQILAALGGDGNVVDLEPCITRLRVEVSDAHLVDEAALKASGAFGVVRSGHIVQVIVGPEADNLAAELESLR from the coding sequence ATGAGCAAGGCAGAGCAGATCCTCGCTGCGCTGGGCGGCGACGGGAACGTCGTCGACCTGGAGCCGTGCATCACGCGGCTGCGCGTGGAGGTCAGCGACGCCCACCTGGTCGACGAGGCGGCTCTCAAGGCCAGCGGGGCGTTCGGCGTCGTGCGGTCCGGGCACATCGTCCAGGTGATCGTCGGCCCCGAGGCCGACAACCTGGCGGCGGAGCTCGAGTCGCTGCGCTGA
- a CDS encoding acyl-CoA thioesterase, whose protein sequence is MARLEVPVQLRWSDMDAYAHVNNVEMLRLLEEARIEAFWRHPEAQDGTRPDGTWPTAVLDAGPGAQTSTLVARQEIEYLVPLGYRRSPVLVEMWLGHLGGASLDVCYEVRDRPAADPGSTVYARATTTLVLVDTATGRPRRLGDAEREAWQRYVEEPVRHRRRPEA, encoded by the coding sequence GTGGCTCGGCTCGAGGTCCCCGTGCAGCTGCGCTGGTCCGACATGGACGCGTACGCGCACGTCAACAACGTGGAGATGCTGCGGTTGCTGGAGGAGGCGCGGATCGAGGCGTTCTGGCGCCACCCCGAGGCGCAGGACGGCACGCGTCCCGACGGCACCTGGCCGACGGCCGTGCTCGACGCCGGCCCGGGGGCGCAGACGTCGACGCTCGTCGCGCGGCAGGAGATCGAGTACCTGGTCCCGCTCGGCTACCGGCGCTCGCCGGTGCTGGTCGAGATGTGGCTCGGCCACCTCGGCGGGGCGAGCCTCGACGTCTGCTACGAGGTGCGCGACCGGCCCGCGGCCGACCCGGGCAGCACCGTGTACGCGCGGGCGACGACCACGCTCGTGCTCGTCGACACCGCGACCGGCCGACCGCGCCGCCTGGGCGACGCCGAGCGGGAGGCGTGGCAGCGCTACGTCGAGGAGCCCGTGCGGCACCGGCGGCGCCCGGAGGCCTGA